The genomic DNA CTTTTGCAAAAGCTAGGAACGGCGTCTCCCACTGAAATAGACATAGCATTAGCAGAACGAGAAACCGTTGAGCCAGAAAAAGAACTAACTCCTGAAATCATCACCCAATTTCAGCAAAGGCTCCAAAGCAAGGTTTAAAACTACTTGATAAGTTGGATTCCCAGACTGGATAAACTAGCATAATCAAATAGAATGAGTGCGATCGCCTATTAGACAAACTCTCTTGTAGAGAACATTGGAGACAATTTTTCATGACAGAAAATTTGAATGGTAAAGTTGCGCTAGTAACAGGAGCATCGCGAGGAATTGGAAAAGGTATCGCCATTGGGTTGGGCGAAGCTGGAGCGCTAGTTTATATCACTGGGCGCAGTCTAAATAACAATAATCCAACAGCCACTCTGTCAGGAGATTTATTAGATACCAAATGCGCAGTAGAAAAAGCAGGAGGAACTTGTATCGCAGTTCCCACCGATCACAGCGATGATGAACAGATTAAAACTCTATTTGAGCAAATTAGAAGAGAGCAAAACGGACAATTAGATATCTTGGTAAATAATGCCTATGGTGGAGTGCGATCGCTAATCGAAGCAAAAGGTAAACCCTTTTGGGAAACTGATGTCAGTCTCTGGGATGCTTGTAATGCAGTCGGATTGAGAAGTCACTATGTGGCAAGTCATTTTGCCGCGAAGATGATGACCCAACGCAAACAAGGCACAATCATTACGATATCTTCTTGGGGTGGATTAGCACCAATCTTTGGAGTCGCCTATGGAACTGGAAAATCTGGCTGCGATCGCCTTGCGGGAGATATGGCAGTCGAACTGAAGCCTTTTAATATTGCTTCGATTTCTCTTTGGCCAGGCATTGTCGGCACTGAACAATTTCATCAGTTGGCTGATGGAAGCATTAAAGGTACTGATCCAAATCTTGGTGTTGCCGCGATCGCAGATAAATTTAACTGGGAAACACCATTGTTTGTTGGCAGAGTAATTGCAGCAATGTGTAAAGACGCAGATCTAATGCGGCGAACTGGTAAAGTCCAGATTGTTGCCGAACTCGCGAAGCGTTACGGAGTAGTTGATGAAGATGCATATCGTCCTGCTTCTTTGCGTTCCCTCAGATTTTTATTGCCTCAAGGTATACCTAATCTCAAGACCAAAGCGAAGTTCATCCCAGATCTTCGCGTCCCTTGGTGGGTAATTCTTCTAGCTGTTCTGAAGTCTCCGAAAATTTAAAGGCAATTACGAATTACGAATTACGGGGGATCGACAAAAAGCAAAAAGAGAGTTGCGGCGCAACTCTCTTTTTGTTTTTTGTCATCATTTGCGCAATTGTTTCATTTGATCGATTTCAGCTTGTTGAGAGCTGAGGATTTCTTGCGCCATTTTTTGAATTTCAGGGCGTTTGGACTTAGCGATCGCATCTTTTGCCATCACTAAAGCACCCTCATGATGGGGAATCATCGCATCTAGAAACCGTAAATCAAATTTATCGTCAGCACGTCCCAAGTCCACACTCATCATCATATTGCGGCGAAATTCGGGAGTCATTGCCATCATGTGATTAGACTCAGCGTGCCACATCATTAACTTCTCACCTGCTGTGGGATACCACGCTTTGCGCCATTCTGCCATCTGCGCGATTTCTTTCTTTTGTGCTTGAATGATTTCCTGTGCTAGCTTCTTTAATTCAGGACGCTGGGAATTTTTTAAGACATCCTCTGCCATCGCGATCGCACCTTGATGATGTGGTGTCATTCCATCGATAAAGCGCAAGTCATAATCAGCATCAGCAACACCTAAATCCATCGAACTATGAGACATGCCATGGGACATCATGCCATTTGAATTCTGCATTGGCGATGGATTTTCTGCTGCTTTTGTCGGCGGAGCCGTTGGAGTAGCAACAGGCACTGATGCAGAATTATTCGCTGTGCAAGCTGTCAAGCCGCCACTTGTAGCCGCAGTGACTATTAGTATCAGGGTGGCAATTCGATGTTTTACAATATGGAACATATTTGAGACTCAGGTGATAAGGCGAGAAAATATTTTGACAATACCAATTTTCAAAATGGCAACGCCATTTTGAAAATTGGTATAAGAAAAGGTTTAATACATCAACAAGTGCTTGTATCTGGCTATTTATACCAATTTTGATGCCACTGACGCATCTGCTCAATTTCGGTGCTCTGAGCTTTAACGATCGCATAAGATAGCGTTCTCATCTCAGAGCGATCGCTGTCAATGATCATGCTGGACATCATCAGCGCCATTTTGTGATGGGGAATCATCTCTTCGATAAAAGCCTTGTCAAAATCAGGAGCATTTTTGAGGGCATTAAGATCAACTGCCATCATATTCTGCATTCCCATAGGCTTCTTGGTTAGTATTGGCTTTTTCATTCCCATCATGCCACGATGCTCCATGTTGCCATGATTCATGGTTGTAGCAATTGGAACTTCTGTGCCATACCATTGCTTATACCAAGATTTCATTTGCACAATTTCGCGAGTTTGATCGCTCTTGATCGATTCTGCAAGTTTTTTTATCTCAGGACGTTTAGACAGTTTGAGAGCGAGATCTGCCATTTGCACAGCACCTTCATGGTGAGGAATCATCATTTCGATGAAGTGGCGATTGGTTTGCTCTCCTGCCATCATGCCATGCATCATCATGCCTTGCTGAGGCATCATCTGACTAATAACTAGACGTGACGTTTGTTCTGCTTGGACAACATTAGTTGCCGCGATCGCAACGGCAGTGCTACCGACCAAAATACTAGCAATACCCAAGAGCAAAGCCTGATATTTTTTGGGACTGGTCTGATTTTCTCTGGCAGAGTTTTGAGCATCTTTAGAGTTCATAGATTTTCCCTAACGTTCTATTTCTATTTTACTTCAAGAAAATGAAATTAGGATGAAATCCACACTTTTACTAGGACACTTAATTCCCACGGTTACGTTCATTCCTTATGATAATTGTCTTATTTCTTTTGTCAGAGTAATTTGCCATTTCTCATGTCTATAGAGACAGCAACCTTGGATTTGTCACGGCTTTTCTCAATTGTAAAAGTTGCAATATCGCCTTGAAGATAAGGTTTATTAAATAAGCAAGGACAAGATATAAGATTTGTCATGATTGGCAAAATCCCAACCCTAATCTTGATGTCGGTGGCACTATATTTTAAACAACGACCATCTAAGAAACAGGAAGTTTCATAAATATATAGAGTCGTGGGTAGCCCTTGAAATTGGTATGTAGCAACGTAGCCGTAATCAAATCTAAATGTTAAGAGAAAGTACAGTAGTGGTGAAACTAAAACGAAAATTGCTAAAAATGGGAAAAAGATAAATGGGCGAAATAGCTTGATTCTCTGGCTAGGTGCAGTCTGCGATCGCCACCTGAATGCAAAAACTATCGTCAGGATAAAAAATATCAATATAGCGATCGGCTGGACTATTTCCCATGTCGGAATCATCTGCACAAACCACATACCGACAAGCGCAGGCAAGCAAGATAGGAGAATTATCTGCTTTAGATATTGAGGATTTGTGAATATTTGTTTATGCACTTCTTGGCTAGTCCTTAGTATTTCTTAGCAATTTGCTATAAATATAGATTGTTGTGAGTTTTGAGGAGATAGAGATGGAGATTAGTCTAGCTAGTCTTGAGCATCTTGGCGAAGTTTCTAGACTGTTTGACCAATATCGTGTTTTTTACAATCAGTCTTCAGATCTCGACGCTGCTGCAAAGTTTCTTCAGGAAAGGTTTCAAAATCAAGATTCTGCTGTCCTTATAGCTCGTGATTGCGATCGCGTGGTTGGATTTACCCAACTTTATCCTAGCTTTTCCTCTGTGTCGATGAAGCGGATTTGGATTTTGAATGATTTGTTTGTAGATGAACCCTACCGAAAGCGGGGAATTGCAAAACGGCTGATGAGTGAGGCTGAGCAATTTGCACGGGAAACAGGGGCAATCCGACTTGCTTTATCAACACAAATTTCTAATATTGCAGCTCAATCTCTGTATGAATCGCTTGGTTATATCAAGGATAAAGATTTTGATCACTATGAATTACAGTTGTTGCAATGGTGAAATGTGGTCGCTGCTTGTTTTAGGACAAAATCAAAACCCAATAACTAATTGACGGCGCTTCGCGCCGTCAATTAGTTATTGGGTTTTATGGAATATTACACTTGGAGACAGATATAAAAAAGGCACTTGCTTTGCAAGTGCCTTTTTTTATTAGGTTAATGGAATCGGGCAGAGTCGAACTGCCGTCCGCACTAGCGCCTAACCTCCCAGTCATTCACAGGTTTATCCGATTTGATCCTCACGGAGGGAATTACTAATTATCTCTAGTAACCAAAGATGCACTGATAAAGTCTTGAGCAAATAACCTACCAGAGAAAGTTATAAGCAGCATCCGTTGGGGGTTGGAGTGACATATTTAACGGAGTCATACATCACACCTCGAAACCGAAAAGGTTCTTAGGCGGCTACAGGAGCTGCTTTACGAGAGAAAGATACAATGTTGTTCGCATGTACTTGTTTGAATCATTGATTTACGAGAGATAATTCGCTCTCGACCTGCATCAAAGGATAGCTTCTACTAACACGTCGAAACCCTTACGATCCCTTATGTTTTTAATAATAGCATAATAAAAATTGGTTTTGATGAAATTACGCCGACGACGTAATTTCATCAAAACCAATTTGAGGGGGAGAGACTGCGTCCCTCCCCCTCAAATTAGTTTCATAATGAGAATTGCTGTTACAGCGCTTTACGCTTAAACCCAAACCAATAAACTTTTTGAAAGTGTTGCAAAGCAACACTTTCAAAAAGTTTATTGTGGTTCGGTTGCTCGAAAATTGCGGTAAGTCTCACGAGCTACGTCCTTTTTCTTGCAAAAGGGATAAAATATTTTTTTTGTTTCAGCAGTTGTTGCTGTAAAGAAAATAACGATAAGCAGAGGTTGATAAAGTGGCTATTGCAATTACAGAGACAGAATATATATCTTCTAAAGAACTCAAAGAGTTGCATGGTTTTACTGACCCGTCGATCAAAAAGTTTTTGGGTGAATGCGACATGACTCAGAGCAA from Pseudanabaena sp. BC1403 includes the following:
- a CDS encoding DUF305 domain-containing protein; this encodes MNSKDAQNSARENQTSPKKYQALLLGIASILVGSTAVAIAATNVVQAEQTSRLVISQMMPQQGMMMHGMMAGEQTNRHFIEMMIPHHEGAVQMADLALKLSKRPEIKKLAESIKSDQTREIVQMKSWYKQWYGTEVPIATTMNHGNMEHRGMMGMKKPILTKKPMGMQNMMAVDLNALKNAPDFDKAFIEEMIPHHKMALMMSSMIIDSDRSEMRTLSYAIVKAQSTEIEQMRQWHQNWYK
- a CDS encoding DUF305 domain-containing protein; the encoded protein is MFHIVKHRIATLILIVTAATSGGLTACTANNSASVPVATPTAPPTKAAENPSPMQNSNGMMSHGMSHSSMDLGVADADYDLRFIDGMTPHHQGAIAMAEDVLKNSQRPELKKLAQEIIQAQKKEIAQMAEWRKAWYPTAGEKLMMWHAESNHMMAMTPEFRRNMMMSVDLGRADDKFDLRFLDAMIPHHEGALVMAKDAIAKSKRPEIQKMAQEILSSQQAEIDQMKQLRK
- a CDS encoding GNAT family N-acetyltransferase codes for the protein MEISLASLEHLGEVSRLFDQYRVFYNQSSDLDAAAKFLQERFQNQDSAVLIARDCDRVVGFTQLYPSFSSVSMKRIWILNDLFVDEPYRKRGIAKRLMSEAEQFARETGAIRLALSTQISNIAAQSLYESLGYIKDKDFDHYELQLLQW
- a CDS encoding SDR family NAD(P)-dependent oxidoreductase, with translation MTENLNGKVALVTGASRGIGKGIAIGLGEAGALVYITGRSLNNNNPTATLSGDLLDTKCAVEKAGGTCIAVPTDHSDDEQIKTLFEQIRREQNGQLDILVNNAYGGVRSLIEAKGKPFWETDVSLWDACNAVGLRSHYVASHFAAKMMTQRKQGTIITISSWGGLAPIFGVAYGTGKSGCDRLAGDMAVELKPFNIASISLWPGIVGTEQFHQLADGSIKGTDPNLGVAAIADKFNWETPLFVGRVIAAMCKDADLMRRTGKVQIVAELAKRYGVVDEDAYRPASLRSLRFLLPQGIPNLKTKAKFIPDLRVPWWVILLAVLKSPKI